A window of Quercus robur chromosome 12, dhQueRobu3.1, whole genome shotgun sequence genomic DNA:
GGACGGACAACTGCGGTCGGCTCCTTTAATTTTGGATTATACTCCGCTCACTCGAGCCCAGGTAGAAGCCGGACAAGCTATAAGGGCCGGTAGTCCGAGATTAGCACGGATTGACGTGTCCATACCAGGGTTCCTCGCTGATACAGACTTGCCTCCAATTCAGTTACCCCCCCAACACGCTTTTCCCCCAGTAATTATCCCAGAGGTGGAGTCCGGCTCTtcgcattcatccttagaggatcagatagaccGGTTCCAATTTTCTGAGGAAGGGGAGGCCTCGGTCAGAGTAGTAGAGATCTCCGACTCTGACGCTGATTTGGACTGTGCCTCAGCGGCTCCTGGTACTGGTTTGGTCATCGCACAGCCTGATCTTAGCGAGGATAccgaggaagaagaaggaatggacctcCAGCCGAGGACTGGCCTCAGGGGTCTCTTATCCAACAGGTCCAAAGGGCAGACCTCTAAGGAGACCTCAAAAGGACAGGTCGTCTCCAAAACCCCCGTTCTTCCTCCCCCTCCCTCGTCGGGCGCGGCGCTGAAGCCTATGCCTAATCTAAAGCGGaaaaggcctgtagaagagGCAGAGGAGGGAGAGGTTGCCCGCGAGAAGGTCGGGCCTAAAAAGAAGAGCAAGGAAACGAAAGAGCCCcgggaaaaaagaacaaagtcCACTGAGAGCCGAGATGAGGCGGTCACTCAGAGAGGACCTCGGACatggtctcctcggatcgagCTAGATGGCGCTCCAGTCCtctgggatgcgaccctatgggaGACCCAGCGTGAGCCAGCTTCGTTCTTAGCTGAAGCATTGCAGCAACCTCTCCTCTTGCCCCGTGATATGGAAGGCCTCAGGAAGATTCGTCAACCAGAgcttttcatgtcactgaagagggacatggctgtggtaagtggaatcttctatcttGTTTTTGTATTGAGAACCCTCTCATCGTCTTATCTTAGTATCGTCTTCGTTTCCGTCTGAGTGCAGGTCACccaacaaatttatgttgctgAGGAATGGGCCAAACAAGCTCGTGAGGAGGTGCATAGGGAGGCCCAGTCCCGTGCAACAGCTGAGAGGGCCGCGAGCGATCTCAAACGTGATCTTGATCGTCAGGATCATGAGTTAAGAGAGGTGAAGAAGGCCAATgcgagtgcagaggctggcctgaagaCTGCTGAAAAGCAAACCGAAGAGCTGCGCAAGCAGCTCCGACACTCTGAGGAAAAATTGTCAGCGGAGCAACAAGCGGTTTCGGAGCTTaaggctgagcttgcaaggGCTAAGGAGGAAGCCCGCTTGTCCAGGGAGGCTGCCGAGAGGGCTGTGGCGGCTTCGTATGAACGTGGGGTTCAAGATACTGAGGCAAGGTTGACCGAGGAAATCGCCACTGTCTGCAGGGATTATGTCACCTCGACCTGGGGGTTGGCCATGGATAGGGCAGCCGTCCCCgcagattctgatctcaggaaagctgagaacatcttttacCCTGCGGAGATACGTGAGACTCCTGGGGAGGCCGTTTCCACTGAACCTCTTCTAGCAGATTCCCCCATTCTCGAGACTGGAGGCATGGAGCAAGCTACGCATGGCCAGTCACCCGAGGACAGTCTTCGCATCAGCGAGATCCTTGCCCAGGCCCAGGAGATCGCCCCGGAGAACCCAGCAGTGGATGATCAGCCCGCCCCAACTCAGGGCCCTTAGGGACGTAGAATAGGAATTCGTCTGTCCCgcttttgtactttgttttgtttggtccTTGATAATATTTCTGGACTGAATTACTTTGAACATTATATGACAaaagttatttaattacatatatcgctgctttactttattttgttttcatcatgacTGGATATCGGTCTTACCCTTTTACTGCTTAAAGTCGAACAATAATGAATAAAGACGATAAAATTGCAACACTTTGTAGTCGAGTAACAACGATTACAATACTGATTTTTTCCCAAGTCCGTGGCTAAGAATCCGCGCAGGACTTGGCTTCCCTTTAACGCTTTTCGTGAAACATAAACGGTTAACCCTTGATGAAGGAATTgtgaggttaatttcccccaagtctgtggtccgaggagccatgcaggacttgggttcagTTTAACGCtttactgaaaattgctgcgaggttaatttcccccaagtctgtggtccgaggagccatgcaggacttgggttctgtttaacgctttactgaaaattgctgcgaggttaatttcccccaagtctgtggtccgaggagccatgcaggacttgggttctgtttaacgctttactgaaaattgctgcgaggttaatttcccccaagcctgtggtccgaggagccatgcaggacttgggttctgtttaacgctttactgaaaattgctgcgaggttaatttcccccaagcctgtggtccgaggagccatgcaggacttgggttctgtttaacgcttactgaaaattgctgcgaggttaatttcccccaagcctgtggtccgaggagccatgcaggacttgggttctgtttaacgcttactgaaaattgctgcgaggttaatttcccctaagtctgtggtccgaggagccatgcaggacttgggttctgtttaacgctttactgaaaattgctgcgaggttaatttcccccaagcctgtggtccgaggagccatgcaggacttgggttctgtttaacgcttactgaaaattgctgcgaggttaatttcccccaagcctgtggtccgaggagccatgcaggacttgggttctgtttaacgctttactgaaaattgctgcgaggttaatttcccccaagcctgtggtccgaggagccatgcaggacttgggttctgtttaacgctttactgaaaattgctgcgaggttaatttcccccaagcctgtggtccgaggagccatgcaggacttgggttctgtttaacgcttactgaaaattgctgcgaggttaatttcccccaagcctgtggtccgaggagccatgcaggacttgggttctgtttaacgctttactgaaaattgctgcgaggttaatttcccccaagcctgtggtccgaggagccatgcaggacttgggttctgtttaacgctttactgaaaattgctgcgaggttaatttcccccaagcctgtggtccgaggagccatgcaggacttgggttctgtttaacgcttactgaaaattgctgcgaggttaatttcccccaagcctgtggtccgaggagccatgcaggacttgggttctgtttaacgcttactgaaaattgctgcgaggttaatttcccctaagtctgtggtccgaggagccatgcaggacttgggttctgtttaacgctttactgaaaattgctgcgaggttaatttcccccaagcctgtggtccgaggagccatgcaggacttgggttctgtttaacgcttactgaaaattgctgcgaggttaatttcccccaagcctgtggtccgaggagccatgcaggacttgggttctgtttaacgctttactgaaaattgctgcgaggttaatttcccccaagcctgtggtccgaggagccatgcaggacttgggttctgtttaacgctttactgaaaattgctgcgaggttaatttcccccaagcctgtggtccgaggagccatgcaggacttgggttctgtttaacgcttactgaaaattgctgcgaggttaatttcccccaagcctgtggtccgaggagccatgcaggacttgggttctgtttaacgcttactgaaaattgctgcgaggttaatttcccctaagtctgtggtccgaggagccatgcaggacttgggttctgtttaacgctttaCTGAGAATTGTACAGTAGAACGATATCAAGTAAAATAttcttcattaataaaagtaccttttcaggttatttacattccatgggcgTGGCACTACAAgttcgtccaagtcttccaaatagTATGCTCCAATGCCAGCCACAGAGGTGATACGGTATGGACCCTCCCAGTTCGGCCCGAGttttccccatgcagggttcctcgcattgccgaggactttcctcagcactaggTCCCCAGGCGTCAACGGccttgacttcaccttggcgtcgtAGCCCCgcttgagcttttgctgatacTGAGCTAGATGCACCATCGCGcaatctcttctctcttcaagGAGGTCCAAGCTTTTCTCTAGAAGCCAGTTGTTAACAATAGGATTGAATGTAGCAGTCCTCTGggagggaaagtttatctctaatgggatgacggcctcAGCCCCGTAGGTtaacgaaaagggggtttctcccgtggatcggcggggcgtggtgcgatacgtccacaaaacatgggcgagctcttcaacccacctccctttcgcgtcgtctaacctcttcttcagcccattcactatggttttgttaaCTGCCTCGGCTTGTCCGTTACCCTGCGGGTAGGCTGGTGTAGAGTATCTGTTGACAATCCCCAATTCACTGCAATATTCCCTgaaggccttgctatcaaattgcaggccattgtccgagattagggtgtgTGGGGTGCCGAATcgggtgacaatgtttttccagataaacttcttgacatcaacatccctaatgtttgccagcgcttCAGCCTCAACCCATTTCGTaaagtaatcggtgccgacgagaagaaacttcttgttcccggcagctttggggaacggacccaatatgtctaggccccattgtgcgaacggccaagggctggacaatggGTTAAGTACCCCCCCGGGTTGATGTATATTCGGAGCGAAccgttggcattggtcacacttcttcacatattccagagcttCCTTATGCATGCttggccaccagtaacccagcgtcatagccctgtgggagagggaccggcCCCCCGTGTGGCTCCCACAAATCCCCTCGTGCAACTCCTCCAGAATGAGTTCAGTCGCGCCTGGGTGTacacacagcaagtatggccccGAAAATGAACGTCTGTAGagcttggagtcctcggacaaccagaatcgagaaGCTCTCCTCCGGATTTTGTCGGCCTCGACTTTGTCGTTTGGTAAGGAATCATTCTTCAAGAATTGgacaagagggtccatccagcttggcTCCTCGCCGACATTGTGTATCCGAATACCTTTAGCCTCCTCTTCCGTGGGGCGACAGAGGTCCTCGACCAAGataacccgcggaaggggctgagccgaggGTGTGGCCAGTGTTGCCAAAGAATCGGCGTGAGTATTCCCGCTTCTGGGTATATGCATCAAACGGAAGTCATCGAAGTGGGCGCGTAGGCGTTTAGCTTGGGCAAGATACCGTTGCATTCTTTCGTctttcgcctccaattccccgcttacttgccccactacgagtcttgaatccgagaatatgctcGCACATTTCCCACCCAGCTTCCGAATCATCGACATCCCTTCTAGCAGTGCTTCATACTCagcttcgttattcgttgctGGGAATCCCAGTCTCAACGACTTCTCCAGGGTTATACCTTCGGGTGAGATTAGAACGAGCCCCACTCCGGACCCCTTTTGGTTCGCTGCACCATCAATGTATGCTCTCCACTCATCGTGCTCTTGCACAGAAATCGTGCTGACTAATCTCCTATCATTATTCGCTGATTCCGACACGCCCATCCATTCCACGGTTGGTtccgcaaattcagctaccaaatcggcgaggacttgaccttttATGGCGGTGCGCGGCATATATCTGATGTCAAAGGCGCTTAAGATGGTTCCCCACTTAGCGATTCTCCCAGTGTAGTCGGCGCTGCGGAGGACTGATTTCaatggaagttgggttagcacaaccactgtatgcgcctgaaaatagtggggaagcttctttgtagcttgcacgacagccaatattgccttttcgagggggagatACCGGGTCTCTGCCTCCTGTAGCGACTTGCTTACGTAGTACATGGGCCGTtgcgtgccgttgtcctctTGGATCAGTACTAGGCTGACTGCATGATCGGCGACTGCGATGTATGCATAGAGTACCTCGTCGgcctcagggctggacatgatcggaggtcgggcgaggtattccttgagctgttggaaagccACGTCGcactcctcagtccactcgaaacccttccacttgtgcaataggagaAAAAAAGGTCGGCATCGGTCCGCCGAGCgagagatgaaacggttcaaagctgctatcatgccggtaagcttctggacttctttgGGATTTTGAGGCGGTTGCATACTATGAATGgcccttatttggtcagggttaacttcGATCCCCCGatgggttaccatgtagccaaggaattttcccgatcccactccaaatgaacacttggaagcGTTCAGTCGCAGCCTGTACCTTCTCAGGATGTGAAACACCTCGTCAAGGTCCCTGATGTGGTCAGTCACCAAtttgctctttactaccatatcatctatatacacctcgacagtttttcccatttgttgttcaaacatcctagtcatcatcctttgataggtcgaaccggcattcttcaggccaaagggcatcaccttgtaatgatagttgccaattggggtgacaaaggcagttttttcctggtcttccgtggccaaggatatctgatggtagccctggaaagcgtccaaaaaactcattcggggatgccCGACAGTTGCGTCGACCAGTCGGTCTATTCGCGGCATTGGGAAAGGGTCCTTCGGGCAAGCCTtatttaagtccgtgaagtccacacagactcgccatttcccgctcttcttcttcaccacgactgtgttcgccaaccattcggggtagaacacttccttgatagccccagctcttTTCAATTTCGTCACTTCTTCCCTCACAGCGTCTGCATGCTCCCTTGACGGGCGCCGAGGGGGCTGCTTCTTTGGGGTAATAGCTGGGTTAAcgttaaggtgatggcgtattAGGTCTGAGTCAACACCAGGGGCTTCATAAGGatcccaagcgaatacatccTCATTTCGACGCAGAAAACCAATTAGCGTCgacttctcctgtgctggtAGCTCCGAGCCAATCTGGAAAAACCTTtcggggtctgatccgacgagcacTCTCTCTAGCTCTTCACAACTCACCTCCATGTCCGGTCCTTCATTACCTGCAACTTGGACCGGggtttttgattgctataaggtaTTCCCGGTTGAAGTGGAAGGCGCGTCGCTTAATCGTCGAGCAATGGCCGATACCATGCAATGCCTGGCCATTCCTTGATCCCCCACTATCTCTTTGATCCGGCCCTCTGAGGGATACTTCACCTTCTGGTGCAGGGTagacgacacagcccctagcgtgtgaagccatggccgtgccACAATAGCCGTGTAGGGTGAGTATGCGTCCACCACAATGAAGTCTACTTCCACTATTTCTatgtctgtttgcacaggcaatCTGATCATGCCCTTagggatgacgatttttcccTCAAAGCTAAGCAGAGGAGTGTTGTATGGCGACAGGTCCTCTTGCTTTAAATTCAGCCCTTTATATAGGTCCGGGTACATCACCTCCACGGCGCTgccctgatcaactaacaccctcctcacgtcataacctcctattctgagtGTCACGACTAGGGCGTCGTCATggggctgaatagttccctcctTGTCCTCTTCCGTGAATCCAATTAATGGCACTCTCCCTCTGGCCCTCTTGGATTCCCTTTCGCCTGGCTCTGTCGGGAACCTACCTACTGACATCACTCTGAATGGGCCGgaaccggttctcccaggtgcggcaagaatgacatttatcgtgccgaTGGGTGGCCTCAAGGTGCTTTGCCTGGTATCGACATTTGACTGCTCAGGGCATTGCAACAGATGCCCTATCTTTCCTTCTCGGACGAGTCGATCCACATAGTTCTTCAGATTCCTACATTCGTCCGTGACGTGGCCGGGCTCTTGGTGATACGCACAATATAGgttctgattgcgttttgaggggtcaCCTGCCATCCTATTTGGCCATTGAAAATAGGGCTCGTGCTTTATTTTTTCCATGATCACGTGTAATGgctctcggaacacagcgtggactacctgagccccTGTAGACCCCGACTGTTCTGCataatctcttctcggcttATTACTGTTACTGAAGCGGTCCGACCTAAAGTCCCTTCTCTCCTGGGGGACAaacttcgcctttcccttcccggcttgctggtcctcctcgaccctcTTATACTTGTCTATCCTGTCCATAAGTTGCCGCACGCTGGTGGCTGGCTTCCCTGTGAGAGActttctcaagccatgctctgtcggcaagccccttttaaaggcactgatggcgacgtcatcgtgacTCCCTTCTACCTCGTTGTGcacctcccaatatctgtccgagtaggcttttagcgtttctccttctcgcatggatagAGATAAaagggaatcgaggggccgagggactctagtgctaGTGATGAAGCGGGAGCCAAAGGCCTGCGTCAACTGTTTGAAGGAGTCTATAGAGTTTggtgggagggcatcaaaccatctcatggccAAGGGCCCCAGGCTGGAGGGGAACactttacacattaacgcctcgtccctggagtggacggccatcctttggttgaactggctcacgtgctccactggaTCAGTTCGACCGTTGTACAGGCTAAACGTTGGCTGATTAAATCGCCGAGGGAGCACCGCCCGCTCTATCCTACGGGTaaatggcgactgggagattcgatccagggccttactcatggcgtcattgactaagccttggtaaggtgggcttttgcggccgcgtttgtgaggcctctcttcctcataggagaacgtCTCGCTCGGGGGGGTCCTCCTACTTCGTCTGTATTCATCATCCTCACCACTGCTAGTATCCGAAATGGGCAAAGGACGTTTTTGTTGGGCTCGCCGCAGCCTTTTCTTCAAATCCTCAATCTCTTGCTGCAGAGCCTTCTGCTCGTTGTGCTGGTGGGATGCATGGtctttccctttcgagcgacttTTACTCGTGTGGgcggtgttcacactgccctctcgttgatcATTTTGGCCTTTTGCTCGTTCaaggtttacaaagttgtcctgtcgttgagattcagtacgtccggtttggcgcggacctgatccttccatcccttgctgtttcacttgtcgagacacaagttcgccccacggtgggcgccaattgtaaggtgACGAATTTGGGGttcaggcccaacaggtgggagattctggcccaaaagtccctcaacaatgaatttgtagagagcaggttatagaactaggtctttgacaggtGAAACGAAGTTacgaccaagccatgcaaccagtttgACGTAGGGATATTCCTTCGAGCTTTTGGAGTAACGGTCCCTGAGGCTGTTCctgctacttctctctcttctctctttcttcttcctttcttcttcctttcttctttctgcttgcgatcccttttccatggggatctccttcccttatatagcacccttcctgagatcatgtccctacacttgtcagtcatccgatcctccactcgagtgcctgtcccataggtcatcctccctcctttctgtgagttgcaatGGCCAAGGTCActctgcgttcctgtcccttccacattaatgcggctggaaaagtagttccttggcatttaatgcggcagttgtgattGTCCCCTCCTCCTTCCTGAGTGTCACGCATTGTTTCTTCGTATTGGACGACCTTTCGCTAAGTATGGGGTGCAAATGGGATGCTTACTgggtgagtccgaggaggtgttcctcctcggacgccccttagcaggcccggcccatcatgaTTGAGACGGGACATCCtacgcccatgccttttcttctttatcgcgGCTGGGCTTGGTACGTGAGTTACGGCCCAACATCAACTGACAGACTTTACCCACCACAACTATAAATTATCTATGTGATTTGAGTTGATTATCCAACTAAAATCCATTGCAAGGTTttggaaattaatttttttaaaatgcaacACTTTTATtacccctatatatatatatatatatgtcacaTCATTCAATTGCTTTCTTAAAATTTGActtttattatgattatatatatggaTTGTGCGTGTATTTCAGGTGCGTGTACTGctagtatttattttaaaattcacattaatGAGCCCAAGCAATATATCTTGTATTTATTGGccaaatataaaaagttaatgagcactacataaaagaaatttgaaatcttGGGTGATGCATGTAGTGGCAACGCCACATTCATgtcagggtgttcctaggaacaccctggcttgaaaaaaaaaattatatataataattaaaaaaaaaattatttgtttaccctctaaaaaaattaagaacaccctcaaaaaaatttcaagcaagcccaccaagaaaaaaaaagctcaaaaaaaattttgaactaaaatctgaagagaaaaaaaaaatttgtaataggCAAGCCCACCAGGAAAAAAAAGCCCAATATACTGAAAACAGAAACCCacggattctaaaaaaaaaaaaactgattggtacAAGACTGATAGGTGCAAGCTTAGCAAAGAGCAAACCCAAGCCACGGATTCtcaacaaatattataataataatacccaatcatattttaaactaaaacaaTTCCTAACATAATAAGAACCCCACGTCCTCACTAGTCACTTGAATCACTTCTCAGTAGCAGCAGCAGCGACTCAGCAAGGCATTGAAGGCagcgattctcaaaaaaaaaaaaaaaaagactcaacaAGGCAGTAATAGCAACACCGAACGCCCAGAGCAGCTCTGCGACGGCAAGATCGGCAACAGCAAAAGCGAGATCAATGACGGCAAAAGCGAGATCAGGAAATAAGAACCTCAGCTTTCAACGTGCCATGGCGGTGCCGCCCCTAACCTCAGGCAAGTATTTCAGTTCTCTCTCCTTTTCCTGttttccccctctctctctctctctctctctcatagtttGACttgtgttgtgacttgtgagtctTGTGACTTAGACTTATCTTTTGACAATATAATTGCTTAGCTTTTGTCTTTTTGTGTAAGTgtatgtaaatataaaaatatgtaattgtgTTGAAATTGGTAATCGGCTCTTGTCTGGGGTGGATGGGGTCATTGCATTGAATTGGGGTAGTGGTCTATGGTCCCTTAAAAGTAAGTGAATACACATTATTaaagacaccaaaaaaaaaaaaaaaaaaaccctatattAAGCAGTTTTGcagtgtaatattatttaattacatatttatgttttaatattctaaaacagtaattgttatgtaataactaaatgatttgagtgtcaaaaaaaaaaaactaaatgatttgttttatttgaggtttacttatttgaatcaataattttatgttgtataagaaaatataaatatatattatttttaaatttttttagaaaccccGAAACACCCTGAAACAGTACGTCGAAATAGATcggtaccgaaatattccggtaccgaaatattccgTTCCACTAAACAAACCGAAACAAGGACCAaaacggtattcataacattgctttcaagcaaaaaaaaaaagctaaaaaaaaaaaaaaaaaattgaactaaaatctaaaaagaaaaaaactgtaACAgagaa
This region includes:
- the LOC126708196 gene encoding uncharacterized protein LOC126708196; translated protein: MDRIDKYKRVEEDQQAGKGKAKFVPQERRDFRSDRFSNSNKPRRDYAEQSGSTGAQVVHAVFREPLHVIMEKIKHEPYFQWPNRMAGDPSKRNQNLYCAYHQEPGHVTDECRNLKNYVDRLVREGKIGHLLQCPEQSNVDTRQSTLRPPIGTINVILAAPGRTGSGPFRVMSVGRFPTEPGERESKRARGRVPLIGFTEEDKEGTIQPHDDALVVTLRIGGYDVRRVLVDQGSAVEVMYPDLYKGLNLKQEDLSPYNTPLLSFEGKIVIPKGMIRLPVQTDIEIVEVDFIVVDAYSPYTAIVARPWLHTLGAVSSTLHQKVKYPSEGRIKEIVGDQGMARHCMVSAIARRLSDAPSTSTGNTL